A single window of Manduca sexta isolate Smith_Timp_Sample1 chromosome 15, JHU_Msex_v1.0, whole genome shotgun sequence DNA harbors:
- the LOC115454654 gene encoding probable cytochrome P450 6d5 translates to MELAKNKAYQDRARAGIKRAIDKYGWTIEAFNDMKYLDQCIAEGVRLHPPVSTIDRYTHRDCKISNTDVVIEKGTPIYISLYGLHGDHDHFDQPEVYDPERFTDDRLVSKAYLPFGLGPRKCVYNKF, encoded by the exons ATGGAACTGGCGAAGAATAAGGCATATCAGGACCGCGCCAGAGCAGGCATCAAAAGGGCCATCGACAAATATGGATGGACCATCGAGGCCTTCAACGACATGAAGTACTTGGACCAGTGCATCGCCGAGGGAGTCAGGCTTCATCCACCAGTCTCTACCATCGACCGATACACACACAGAGATTGCAAA ATTTCTAACACGGATGTCGTTATTGAGAAGGGAACTCCTATTTACATTTCCCTGTACGGCTTGCACGGAGACCACGATCACTTCGACCAGCCCGAGGTGTACGATCCTGAACGGTTCACCGACGACAGACTTGTATCCAAGGCTTACTTACCGTTCGGTCTTGGACCAAGGAAATGTGTTTATAACAAGTTCtga